CGGCGGCTATCAGAATCTCTTTTTGAAGGATTCCGAAGTCGGTGTCACGCTCGGGGCGGGCATGAACCTCGAGGTCGATGGCTATGCCTTCCGCCTGGATTATGCCTGGGCCGATCACGGCCGGTTGGAATCAGCGCAGCGCTTCAGTTTGGGCGTTACCTTCTGAGGCAAGAGAACCGCCGGCGGCAGGTGTTTTCCGCCGGCCATTTGGCACCATCGGCGCCATTTGCCGGCGGCCGCCCGCCTGCGCCGCTGAGCGCTCGCTGGTTATGCCCCGCCCGTGTGAGACGCGGGTGGCGCTGACGCAGCGCGGCTCGCACATGTATTCTGTTAGTAATGAGGAGGAATCGACATGGTCGATTACATTGTCAATGCGTTGCACTTGCTGGCCACGGTGATTTGGATCGGCGGCATGGCCTACACCGCGGTAGTGCTCATGCCGGCGGCTCAGGCCCTGGATCCGGGCCCGCGCGGCCAGCTCATGGGTGCCGTGGCCAAGCGCTTCAGCATCGTGGCCTGGAGCAGCATCCTGCTGCTGCTGATTACCGGATTGATCAAAACTCCGGCGGAAATGCTGCTCGATACGGCTTCGACCTATGGGGTGGTGCTGACCGTCAAGCATGCGTTGGTGTTGATCATGATCATCATCGGCAGTGTGATCACCTTCAGCGTTGTGCCGAAGACGCGATCGCTGGCGCCGGCGCCCGGCGAGCGGCCCTCGCCGGCCTTCGTCAAGGCGCAGCAGCAGCTCAAAATGCTCGCCACCACCAATTTGATCCTGGGCATCATTGTGCTGTTGTGCGTGGTGCAGCTTGAAAGCTGAGGCCCAAACAAGGAACGCGAGATGAATCAGCCGCCCGTCCGCAGCGTCTGCGGTCTTCTCATTCTTCTTGGCTTCGGAACTGCGTTGAGCCAGTCGCGTTACGATCAACACGTCTTCTTTGCCAACAGTCTCACGGCCGAATCCTACTCCTACAGCACCGGCACCTGCATGCCGCCGAGTGAGCTGGCCCTGGTTGATGGCAAGATTCCGGTGGCGGCCGAGCGCTATCACAACCCGCCCAATGCTTTGCGGTTGCAGTGGCGCTCGGCGTTTGGCGGGGAGTGGGAGATGGCGGTGCACTACAGCAAATGGCGCAATCAGGAAATCCTGTTCCGCGGGGACACGCTTTCATTCTGGTGCTTCACCCCGGAGGAAATCCCCGCAGAAGAATTGCCGCTGATTTACTTGCAGGACGTGCAGGGCATGGGCACCCCGCCGGTGGCGTGGGGCAAGCTCGCCGGCGGTTTGCCGGCACAGCAATGGCGGCAGGTGAAGTTCGCGCTGGCCCGCCTGCTCAACCCGCATGAAGTTGTCGCCTCCACGAAGGAGGAAAACCTCAGCAGGATCAAAACCATTTGCTTCGCGCAGGCAGCGCACGACGGCAAGCCGCACACGATCTATCTGGATGAAATCAAAATCTTCGACAGCAATCCTGCCGACAAGGAACCACCGGCCCGGCCGCTGGAACTGACGGCCAGGGCCTACGATCGTCACATCGACTTGCGCTGGCAGCCCAGCCCCGAGCCGGACGTGCTGTCCTACCAAATCTATCGCTCCCTCGACGGTAAAGACTTTCAGCCGGTCGGCATTCAGAAGGTGGATTTCAGCCGCTATGCCGATTTCCTCGGTGCGCCCGAACGAAAAGCCTTCTACCAAGTCAGCGCGATCGATCTGAACGGCAACGAATCGCCGCGGTCGGCTGCCGTCACGGCCACCACCCGCCGGCTTTCGGATGAGGAGTTGCTCACCATGGTGCAGGAGGCCTGCTTTCGTTACTATTGGGAATCCGCGCATCCGGTTTCCGGGCTGGCGCTGGAAAACATTCCCGGTGACAATGAAATGGTGGCGATCGGGGCTTCCGGCTTCGGCATCATGGCGCTGGTGGTGGCGGCGGAGCGCGGCTTTGTCCCACGGTCGCAGGCCGCCGCGCATCTGTTGAAGATCGTCGAATTTCTGCAGCAGACCGACCGTTTTCACGGCGCGTGGCCACACTTCATGTATGGCAGCACCGGCAAAGTCTTGCCGCTGTTCGGCAAGTACGACAACGGCGGCGACCTGGTCGAGACTGCTTTTCTGATGCAAGGGCTGCTGGCGGCGCGGCAGTACTTCAACGGCAAGGATGCGGTGGAACGCAAAATCGTCGCCGGCATCACCGCGCTGTGGGAAACGGTGGAATGGGACTGGTATCGCAAGGAGCCTGACAGCGATTTTCTCTATTGGCATTGGTCGCCGGATCACGCCTGGCACATCAATCATCCGTTGATCGGGTTCAACGAAACCATGATCGTGTATCTGCTGGCTATCGCGTCGCCGACGCATGCCGTGCCGGCGAGCCTGTATCACAGCGGCTGGGCGGGGCAGTCGGAGCGCGCGCGACGTTACCGCGAGGAATGGGGCCGTACCACGCATGGCAATCAGTATGTCAACGGCAACACCTACTATGGTTTCAAATTGGACGTCGGCGTCGGCCGCGGCGGCCCGCTGTTCTTCACGCACTATTCTTTCCTGGGATTCGATCCGCGCGGCAAAAAGGATCACTACACGAACTATTTCAAGAACAACCGCAACCTGGCGCTGATCAATCATGCCTATTGCGTCGAGAATCCGCGCGGCCATCGCGGCTACAGCGCGGTGAGTTGGGGCTTGACCGCGAGCGATGATCCCTGGGGTTATCGCGCGCATGAAGCGGTGCCGCGGCAGGACAACGGCACCCTTACACCCACCGGCGCACTTGCCTCGTTTCCCTACACGCCCGCGGAGTCCATGGCGGCGCTCAAACATTTCTACCATGAATTGGGCGCGCAGCTTTGGGGCATTTACGGTTTTCGCGATGCGTTCAATCCCGGCCAAAACTGGGTGGCGGATATTTTCATGGGCTTGGATCAGGCGCCGATCACCGTGATGATCGAGAACTATCGCAGCGGTTTGTTGTGGCGGCTGTTCATGTCCAATCCCGAGATTGCGCCGGCGCTGCAGGCAGTCGGGTTCGTGCCGGAGGAGTCCGGCGAATGAGCTTCTGGCGGGCCTGCGTGGTTGAATGAGATCATGCCGTGGCAAGCGGAATGTCCAGCGATCGATTGTCTTGGTTTGTGGCAGTGATCACGCAGTATGTCTTTCAGACGAATCTTGTGGAATGCCCGGCATTGCGCCCCAATCTTCACAAGCTCCTGCGAAGATTTGAGCGCGGCGCCGAGTACTTCCCTGGATTCCTTCTGAATGACACCTGCAATGGCTTTGACCAATCAAGGGAACGCAGCCTCAGGCCAGCAGGTCACGCACAACTTCTGCGATGATGAAGGCGAGGTTGGGCTGGTGAAATGAGAGTTCCGGGGCGGGAATACGATGATGCTTGATTTTGCGGGGGAAATTAACGCAGTTTTTGTAGCTCTCGACACTGGCAAGTGGATTTGCCATGGTTCTCAGGCTTGCTGCAAAGACGGCTTTTCACTGCGAGGTAGGTTTTGCAGAGCTTCATGAATCATGCTTTGATAAGCCTGTTCCCGATCCAATTTGATTTCGTACAGGCTGGCCCAATCAATGAAGTCCCAACGTTCTTCCAGTTTCCCCTGTTTGTAAAGCTGGTAGAAATCGGGAGTACGGACCTTGTACTTCTGTTCGTAATTCAGTAGCAGCGGTTCCACCGCCACCAGGTCTTCCATGATGTCGTCAAGTGTGAGTTGAGCGTTCATTTCTTTCTCCATCTTTGCTTTTCTGAGACGATTATAGCGATCTTCCGCTAAAAAGTCAACTCATGAGACCGGGGAGGCGGAGCCGGGACTCTGCAACGATGACCTCGCACTTGCGACACGATAGTCCGCGGTTATACCAGGAACCCTTGCAGCAGGCTGCGGCCTCGCAGGAATTGGCATGACGCAACGCCGATGAAGCTGTATGAGATGGTTGCGTGAAAGGGTTTGATAATCCATGAAGAAGACCTGCTTTGTGGCCATGCCGTTTGGTATGGGTGCGGAGTATGGCGGCAAACGGCGCGAATCAGATTTCATTTTCAATGAAATCATCAAACCGGCAGTCGAAGCCGCCTTTGCAAGGTTCAACCAACAGCGAGAGGCGCAGGGCCGGTATGAGCCGCAAGTGTTGCGTGAGCTGGATGAAGGGTCACCGGGTGACATCACCATCTCCATCATCGAGCACATTGCGAAGTCTTATATCACCATTGTGGATTTGACGGGCCGCAATCCCAATGTCTTTTTTGAGCTGGGCGTGCGCCATGCCCTGCGCCGCAACGGCACAATTCTGATTGTGCAGGACAAGGAACAGTTGCCGTTTGACATCCGGAACTTTCGTATCGTGGAATACGATCCGCTTTTTGATGGGATCAATCGTTCCAGAGTCTCGCTGGAAAAGGCCATCTTGAGGACACTGGAGATTTTGGAGGAGCCTTCGGCGTCGATTACGGACAGTCTGGTGTTTCAGGCGCTTGCCGATCTGCAAGTATCCGGCCCTGGATTTTTTGAAGGCGTCTCGGCGTCCGAAGGTGTGACGTGGGATGAGTACTGGAATCGCGCCATGCAGATCAACAACATCTTGAGCCAATTGCTGGCCGCCGGCTTGTACGAGCCGCATATCATCATGGGCATTTCCAACGGCGGGCTTTTCATTGCCGACACGATTCTGCGGCTGGTCTATGCCAGCCGTATTCCGCTGATCTGCTTGTGGGCCTATCGTTCCATGGAGAATTATTTCGACAATGCCGTGAACAACGCCATCGTCACACGGGAGAATCTCGAGGAGATCATCAGGATTAAACGAAACGACCGCAAAGAACATGAGGCCCGCCTGCTGATTATGGATGATGTCGTCGGCACCCAACGTACCTTTCGGCAGTTGATTTCCTATCTGCAGGGACGATTGGGTGAGTTCTACCACGAACTCGACCTCCGCTTTGTCTTTCTTTTCTGTACGCGTACGGACGTGCAGGAGGATCTGCGGCCCTTTTTGTTGTCCAGTTATCCCAAGAGCCGGGCCTTTTTTCATCGCTACGAACTCAACCCCATCACCCACAAAAGTGCGTTGCCCTACTGGAAGAACATTCATTCTGGTGAAGTCTGGAAAAAGCTGCATGCCGACGAGAACATCAATCCTGCTGAGTCGCTGTGAATAGACACAAGGGTGTTTCAAATGCGGCCGGTGAGTGTTCTGCGCGCGGCCTTCGCTGGAGGCGAGAGCCGGTGCAGGCTCGTGGCCTGCTTGACTCGAGGTGGCAAACAGACAAGCACTCCACAAACTCCGAGGAAATCCCATGACCATCATTCCGCCCAAGCGCCGCAAGCACAGTTTTACGCAATCGCTGATCGCGCCGCCGGCTGCCGTGTTTCCTTTGCTGTGTCCGGTGCGCGAGGTCGATTGGCAACGAGACTGGGAGCCGCGGCTCGTGATCTCGCAATCCGGCTATGCCGAGACGGACTGTCTGTTCATCGCGCCGGCAGAGCTGCACGAGGCGGTTTGGGTGATCACCCACTACGATCCGAAGGCTTTTGAGGTGGTGATGTACAAAATCACGCCCGGTCACACCGTGGGCAAGCTGGAGATCGCCCTGGCCGACAATGGCGCGGGCGGCACCACCGCAGAGGTTTCCTACGAGTACACTGCGTTGACGCCGGCGGGCGAGACCTTTCTGCAGCAATTCACCGCGGAACGCTACGCGGGTTTTATGAAAGATTGGGAGAAGGAAATGAATCACTACCTCAAGACGGGCAGCACGCTTGCATGAGGTGAGTGAGATCAAACGGGGCGGGAGCGAGGCGCGCTTTTTGAATTGCCGGCATGTTGCTCTGCCACAGGCAGGCGCAGTTTTCTCCTCACGCAAATGATGTGGCCAGCATGGCCGCGAGCAACCAGAAGGATAGCGATCCCAAAGGACCATTTTGATGCACAGGATTCTTGAACCCAAACTCATTGCCATTTTTCGTGAAGGCTATACCAAGAAGCAATTCTCAGCGGACGTGGTTGCCGGCGTCATCGTCGGCATTGTGGCTTTGCCACTGGCGATTGCCTTCGCCATCGCCTCCGGCGTAAAACCGGAGCAGGGCCTCTACACCGCGGTGGTGGCGGGCTTCATCATTGCCGCCTTGGGCGGCAGCCGCGCGCAGGTCAGCGGCCCCACCGGCGCGTTCGTTGTGATCGTTTATGGCATCGTGCACGAGCATGGCTACGCAGGCTTGGCGGTTGCCACCATGCTCGCCGGCCTCTTTCTGATCATCATGGGCGCGATGCGGATGGGCGTGCTGCTCAAGTTCATTCCGTATCCCGTGACGGTCGGTTTCACCAGCGGCATCGCGTTGATCATTTTCTCCTCGCAGACCCGCGATTTCCTAGGCTTGCAGATCGCCAGCGTGCCGGCTGATTTCGTCGAGAAGTGGGCCGCCTACTTCGCCAACCTGCACACGTTCAGCCCGCACGCGCTCGGCGTGGGCCTGCTGGCGCTGGCGCTCATCGTCTTGTGGCCGCGGGTGACGCATCGCATTCCCGGTTCGTTTGTCGCCCTGCTCGTGATGACGGCCATCGTTCATCTTTTTGACGTGCCGGTGGAGACCATCGGCAGCCGGTTCGGCGAGGTGCCCAACAATCTGCCGGCCCCGCGCATGCCGGACATTAGTTGGAAGATGATTACCGAGGTGTTTTCACCGGCGGTCACCATTGCGCTGCTGGCCGCGATCGAATCCCTGCTGTCCGCGGTGGTGGCCGACGGCATGCTGGGCACGCGCCACCGCTCGAACATGGAATTGATTGCACAGGGCGTCGGCAATTTTCTTTCGCCGGTCTTCGGCGGCATTCCCGCGACCGGCGCGATCGCGCGCACGGCGACGAACATCAAGAACGGCGGCCGCACGCCGGTGGCGGGCCTGGTGCACGCGCTGGTCTTGCTGCTCATCATGCTGTTCTTCGCGCAGTATGCCGCGCTGATTCCCATGCCCGTGCTGGCAGCGATTCTGATCTACGTCGCCTACAACATGAGCGAATGGCACATGTTCGTCAAGCTCATGCGCAGCCCGCGCAGCGATGTCGTCGTCCTGTTCGCCACGTTTCTGCTGACGGTTTTAATCGATTTGACGGTCGCCATTCAAGTGGGCGTCGTGCTGGCGGCCTTTCTGTTCCTGAATCGCATGGCGAACGTCACGCAAGCCAATCTCATCACCAAGGAGCTGCAAAACGATGTTGACGAATTGGAAGACGACCCGAATGCGATTTCGCGCCGGCAGGTGCCGCCGGGCGTCGAGGTGTTTGAGATTCACGGCCCCTTGTTCTTTGGCGCCATCGATCAATTCAAAGACACCATTCGCCTGCTGGAAAAGTCTCCCCGCGTGCTCATTCTGCGCATCCGCAATGTTCTGGCCGTTGATGCGACTGCGTTGCGCGCCCTGGAAGTGGAGGTCGAGAATGCCAGGAAGCACGGCAATGTGATCATTCTTTCGGGTGTGCACGCGCAGCCCTTGCATGCCATGCGGCAAGCGGGACTGCTGGAAAAACTCGGCGAGGAAAACGTTTGCGCCAATATTGATGATGCACTGAATCGCGCGCGCGGCATACTCGGCTTGCCGCCCGTGCCGCGGCCCGGGCCTTTTGTCGCGACGGTGGCGCGGGAGAAACATCTGGAGCCAGAGTGAGCAAGGCCGGCTTGTTCGTCGGGTTTTGGCTCAAACCAAAAGGGGTGAGGCGCAAACTTGCGCACCGGCGGGCGCGAATTGACCAAAACAGCCTGGCGGCAAGTCCGGCTTCACCGATTGATGAGAAGAGGAAGGAACCCTTGAAAAGTTTCAAAACCAAGTACGGCCATTTTTCCAAAGATGGCAAAGAATACGTGATCACCACCCCGCGCACGCCGCGGCCGTGGATCAATGTGATCAGTAACGGCGACTACGGCCTCACCATTTCACAAACCGGCAGCGGCTACAGTTGGCGCACGCACGCCCAGCTCAATCGCCTGACGCGCTGGGAGCAGGATCTCATCAAAGACGAATGGGGCAAGTACCTTTATCTCCGCGATGAAAAAGGCAACGTGTGGTCCGCCGGCTGGAAACCGGTTTGCCACGAGCCGGAGCGCTACCTCTGCCGTCACGGCCTGGGCTACAGTGTGATTGAATCGTTGAATTTCGGCATTGCCTCCACGTTACTGGTGTTCGTGCCGAACGAGGAACCGCTGGAGCTGTGGCAACTCACGCTGCGCAACACCTCGCGCCGGCCCAGGCAGCTCAACGTGTTTTCATTCTTTGAATGGTGCTTGGGCCAGGCACCGGATTGGCACCGCGAGTTTCACAAGTCCTTCATTGAAACCGCCTATGATGCCTCGACCAACGCCATCTTTGCCACCAAGCGGCTGTGGGAAATTCCCACCGCGCGCGGCCACTGGAATGCCGACTGGGGTTATGTCGCGTTCCATGCCGCCAGCGTGAAGCCCGTCGCCTTTGACACGGACAAGGAGACCTTTCTCGGCCGCTACGGCCAGCAGCGCCTGCCCGAGGCGGTGCAGACCGGCAAGCTCAAAAAGCGGAGCGGCAACTGGCTCGATCCGATTGCCAGCCTGCAACTCAAGCTCACGTTGCAGCCGGGCGAGCAAAAGACCGTGTGCTTCACGCTCGGCGCCACGCCGACCGTGGAGGCCGCCGTCGATCTGATCGACAAGTATCGCGCACCCGGCCAGGTCGCCTCCGCGCTGACGGCAGTGCAGGAACGCTGGCACACGCTGCTGAACACGGTGGCCTGCGACACGCCGGACGCGGCGATGAATCTCATGCTCAACACCTGGTTGAAGTATCAAGCCATCTCCGGACGCTTGTGGGGCCGCACGGCTTACTACCAAACCGGCGGCGCTTTCGGCTTTCGCGATCAACTGCAGGACAGCCACATTTTCCTGCCGATCGCCGCGGCGCGCACCGCCCGGCAGATTCTGCTGCATGCGCGACATCAATTCCAAGACGGCACGGTGTATCATTGGTGGCATCCCATTTCCGAGATTGGCTTGCACAACCAAATCTCCGACAACCTGCTGTGGTTGCCGTTCGTGGTCAACAGCTATTTGCAGGAAACCGGTGATTTCGCGCTGCTGCAGACTCCCGAACCGTTTGTCGACGATCCCCAGCCGGTGTCGCTCTTCGAGCATTGCGTGCGCGCCATCGACAAGGCGCTCGCGCGTTCGAGCGAGCGCGGGCTGCCGTTGATCGGCGCCGGCGATTGGAATGACGGCTTGAGCGCGGTCGGCCTGGAGGGCAAAGGCGAATCAGTCTGGCTGGGGCATTTTCTGCATCTCATTCTCCGGGATTTTGCGGCAATTGCGGAACGCGTTGGAGAGACGCAGCGGGCGCAGAGCTATCGCGAACGCGCGCAGCGTTTGCGCGCAGTCCTGAATGCGCAGGCCTGGGACGGCGAGTGGTACTATCGCGCCACCAAAGACAACGGTGAGAAGATCGGCAGCCGCGAAAATACGCAGGGCCGCATTTATCTCAATGCGCAAACCTGGGCGGTGATCGCCGGCGTCGCCGATCGCGGCCGCGCCGAACAAGTCATGAACATGGTCGAGCAGCACCTGGAATACAAGGCCGGGCCGCTGTTGCTTTATCCCGGTTATGACGCGCCGGACCAGTTCATCGGTTATCTTTCACGCTACGCTGCCGGCATGCGCGAGAACGGCGGCGTGTACACCCATGCCGCCACCTGGGCGGTGATTGCCGAAGCTCTGCTCGGCCGCGGCGAGCACGCCTTTCGCATGTTCGCGAAGCTCAACCCGATCAACCGCGGCAGTCAGCCGGAGGAATACTTTGCCGAGCCGTTTGTCACGCCCGGCAACATTGAAGGGCCTGATTCCAAATTCTACGGCCGCGGCGGCTGGACTTGGTACACCGGCTCCGCAGCCTGGCTCTTCAAAGTTGGTTGGGAATGGATTCTCGGCGTGCGGCCGACGCTCGACGGACTGCTGCTCGACCCCTGCATTCCCGCCGGCTGGCAAAGCTTCACAGTTGTGCGCCAGTACCGTGATGCCGTTTATGATATCGAAGTGCGCAACCCCGAGCGGTTGAACGGCGGCGTCAAGCAAGTATTGATCGACAGCGAAAGCTATCCCGGCGGTAGAACTGCCACCGGCGTGTTGTTGCCCGTGTTTGCGCCTGGAACGACGCACAAAATCATCGTCACCCTCGGGGCACACGCGGAGGCGGGATTAGTCACATCAGAGTGAGATCGTATTTCTGACGGCAAAGAATGCATCCAGTGGATAGAAACAACCCGCAAGCAAACGAGCTGTCTCATCTGCCGGTTGGTTTCTATTCTTTGGCGATTTTCCTTAAATCGCTGTTGGTTCGCGCTGGCTTCTTACTTCGAGTGATCGCCCTCATGAGAAAATTCTCTGTGCTGCTCTGCGGCTGGTTGCTGCTCGCGCCGTTGCTGGCGGCCGGCCAAACGAATCCTTCGCCGCGGCACATTGTCGTGCTCGGCTCTTCCACCGCCGAAGGTGTCGGTCCGAAGGACCGAAACAATGCCTGGGTAAATCGTTATCGGGCCTATTTGCAGACGCTGAATACGAGCCACCAGGTTTCGAATCTTGCCCGGGGCGGGTATACCACTTATCACATCCTGCCGGATGGTTTGACGCCGCCGGCGGGCCGGCCGGCGCCCGATCGTGAGCGTAACATCACCAAGGCCTTGTCCCTCAAGCCCGATGGTATCATCATCAATTTGCCGAGCAATGACGCCACCAGCGGTTACAGTGTGACCGAGCAACTGGCGAACTATGACGCCGTGCTGGCGCGCGCCAAAAGTCAGGGCGTGCCGGTGTGGATCACCACCACGCAGCCGCGCAATCTCAGCGCCTCGCAGCGGCAGAATCTCATGACGATGCGCGATTCCACCCTGGCCCGGTACGGCCGCCGCGCCCTCGATTTTTGGAACGTGATTGCCACTGCCGACGGCACCATCAACTCGCTTTATGACAGCGGCGACGGCATCCACTTGAATGATGCGGCGCACCAGATTTTGTTTGACCGCGTGGTGGCGGCGCGCGTGCATCAACTGGCCCTGAGCGACAGTGCCTTCCTCGAGATGGTGCAGCGCGCCTCGTTCGAATTCTTCTGGCAGGAAGCCAATCCCAGCAACGGCTTGATCAAGGATCGCAGCGCCACCGGCGCGGCCTGCAGCATTGCCTCGGTCGGCTTCGGACTGACGGCCATTGCCATTGCGATTGACCACGGCTGGATTACGCGGGCCGCGGGCCGCGAGCGCGTGCTGGCGGCGCTCAAGACGTTTTGGGAGAAGCCGCAGGGCCGTGAAGCCCAGGGCAAGATCGGCTACAAGGGCTTCTTCTATCACTTCCTCGATATGAACACCGCGCTGCGCGCGTGGAATTCCGAGCTGTCTTCGATCGATACCGCGCTGCTGCTCGCCGGCATTCTTGACATGAAGCAGTATTTCACCACCGCTGATCCGGCTGAAACACAAATCCGCAGCCTGGCGGATTCGATCTACCACCGCGTCGATTGGAATTGGATGCGCAACTTCCAGCCCAATGTCCTGGGCGGCTGGTTTCCTGAAACCGGGTTCATCAACTGGTGGTGGGGCGGCTACAATGAAGCCATGATCATGAACATTCTCGGCCTGGGCTCGCCGACGCATCCGCTGCCCACCACAATCTGGCCGGCGTGGACCAGTGGCTACAAGTGGCAGACACACTATGGCTATACTTATGTGAATTTCCCGCCGCTGTTTGGCCATCAATACTCGCATTGTTGGATCGATTTCCGCAACATTCAGGATGCCTACATGCGCGGCAGGGGCATTACTTATTTCGAAAATTCACGGCGGGCCACCCTGGCGGCGCGCGCCTACGCCATCGCCAATCCCGGCAACTGGCGCGGTTACGGCGAGAATGTTTGGGGCTTGACCGCCTGCGACGGCCCCAACGGATATCGCGCGCGCGGCGCGCCGCCGGCCGAAAATGATGACGGCACCATCGCGCCTACTGCCGCCGGTGGTTCCATGCCCTTTGCGCCGGAAGTCTGCCTGCCGGCACTGCGCTACATGTACGAGACCTATGGCGCGAGCCTGTGGACGCGCTACGGTTTTCGCGACGCCTTCAATCTCACCCAGAACTGGTGGGGCCCGGACGTGATCGGCATCGACGAAGGCCCGATTGTGTTGATGATCGAGAATTACCGCAACGGCAGCGTCTGGCAGCGCTTCATGCAAAACGCCGATGTGCAACGCGGTTTGCAGCGCGCCGGCTTCCTGCCGGTGACCGCCGTGGAAGGAAAAAACCACGGCGCGCCCGCCCGCTTCGAGCTTGCGCAAAACTTTCCCAATCCCTTCAACCCCTCGACGCTGATTCGATTCTCCCTGCCGCAACCCAGCCGGGTGCAGTTGAGAGTTTTCGATCTTGCCGGCCGGGTGGTGGCCACGTTGGTGCAGGGCACATTGGCAGGCGGGCCTCATGAGTTCGTGTTCGACGGGAGAAATTTGGCGAGCGGGGTTTATTGGTACGCCCTGGAGGCAGGAGAATTCAAACAAATGCGCAAGGCGGTTTTGGTAAAATAGTCCCCGGCGGAGTGAGCGTTCCGCCTTGACTGGAGCCCCTAACCTGGCAGCAATTCAAACATGATGAAGAAATCACTGACGCCGCTCGGCATGATCTTGCTCGCTGTTGTTGTCACCGCCACGATCGGGTGTGAAACGCCTGCGCCGAGAAAGTTGCCTGCTGTCGGTGCCGCCTGGGATCCCTTCCTGGACACGCTGCAGGTGCAGACGTTGCAGTTCTTCCTCGAAACCACCGAGGTGCAAACCGGCCTGTGTTGGGATCGCTGGCCCTCGCCCAGTCCGGCCAGCATCGCGGCCATTGGCTTTGGTTTGACTTGCTACCCCATTGCCGCCGAGCGCCAGCTCATCTCGCGCGCCGAAGCCGCGCAACGCACCAACAACACCCTGCGCTTCTTGATTC
This genomic stretch from bacterium harbors:
- a CDS encoding CopD family protein — translated: MVDYIVNALHLLATVIWIGGMAYTAVVLMPAAQALDPGPRGQLMGAVAKRFSIVAWSSILLLLITGLIKTPAEMLLDTASTYGVVLTVKHALVLIMIIIGSVITFSVVPKTRSLAPAPGERPSPAFVKAQQQLKMLATTNLILGIIVLLCVVQLES
- the sulP gene encoding sulfate permease, with the translated sequence MHRILEPKLIAIFREGYTKKQFSADVVAGVIVGIVALPLAIAFAIASGVKPEQGLYTAVVAGFIIAALGGSRAQVSGPTGAFVVIVYGIVHEHGYAGLAVATMLAGLFLIIMGAMRMGVLLKFIPYPVTVGFTSGIALIIFSSQTRDFLGLQIASVPADFVEKWAAYFANLHTFSPHALGVGLLALALIVLWPRVTHRIPGSFVALLVMTAIVHLFDVPVETIGSRFGEVPNNLPAPRMPDISWKMITEVFSPAVTIALLAAIESLLSAVVADGMLGTRHRSNMELIAQGVGNFLSPVFGGIPATGAIARTATNIKNGGRTPVAGLVHALVLLLIMLFFAQYAALIPMPVLAAILIYVAYNMSEWHMFVKLMRSPRSDVVVLFATFLLTVLIDLTVAIQVGVVLAAFLFLNRMANVTQANLITKELQNDVDELEDDPNAISRRQVPPGVEVFEIHGPLFFGAIDQFKDTIRLLEKSPRVLILRIRNVLAVDATALRALEVEVENARKHGNVIILSGVHAQPLHAMRQAGLLEKLGEENVCANIDDALNRARGILGLPPVPRPGPFVATVAREKHLEPE
- a CDS encoding glycosyl transferase family 36, producing the protein MKSFKTKYGHFSKDGKEYVITTPRTPRPWINVISNGDYGLTISQTGSGYSWRTHAQLNRLTRWEQDLIKDEWGKYLYLRDEKGNVWSAGWKPVCHEPERYLCRHGLGYSVIESLNFGIASTLLVFVPNEEPLELWQLTLRNTSRRPRQLNVFSFFEWCLGQAPDWHREFHKSFIETAYDASTNAIFATKRLWEIPTARGHWNADWGYVAFHAASVKPVAFDTDKETFLGRYGQQRLPEAVQTGKLKKRSGNWLDPIASLQLKLTLQPGEQKTVCFTLGATPTVEAAVDLIDKYRAPGQVASALTAVQERWHTLLNTVACDTPDAAMNLMLNTWLKYQAISGRLWGRTAYYQTGGAFGFRDQLQDSHIFLPIAAARTARQILLHARHQFQDGTVYHWWHPISEIGLHNQISDNLLWLPFVVNSYLQETGDFALLQTPEPFVDDPQPVSLFEHCVRAIDKALARSSERGLPLIGAGDWNDGLSAVGLEGKGESVWLGHFLHLILRDFAAIAERVGETQRAQSYRERAQRLRAVLNAQAWDGEWYYRATKDNGEKIGSRENTQGRIYLNAQTWAVIAGVADRGRAEQVMNMVEQHLEYKAGPLLLYPGYDAPDQFIGYLSRYAAGMRENGGVYTHAATWAVIAEALLGRGEHAFRMFAKLNPINRGSQPEEYFAEPFVTPGNIEGPDSKFYGRGGWTWYTGSAAWLFKVGWEWILGVRPTLDGLLLDPCIPAGWQSFTVVRQYRDAVYDIEVRNPERLNGGVKQVLIDSESYPGGRTATGVLLPVFAPGTTHKIIVTLGAHAEAGLVTSE
- a CDS encoding GDSL-type esterase/lipase family protein produces the protein MRKFSVLLCGWLLLAPLLAAGQTNPSPRHIVVLGSSTAEGVGPKDRNNAWVNRYRAYLQTLNTSHQVSNLARGGYTTYHILPDGLTPPAGRPAPDRERNITKALSLKPDGIIINLPSNDATSGYSVTEQLANYDAVLARAKSQGVPVWITTTQPRNLSASQRQNLMTMRDSTLARYGRRALDFWNVIATADGTINSLYDSGDGIHLNDAAHQILFDRVVAARVHQLALSDSAFLEMVQRASFEFFWQEANPSNGLIKDRSATGAACSIASVGFGLTAIAIAIDHGWITRAAGRERVLAALKTFWEKPQGREAQGKIGYKGFFYHFLDMNTALRAWNSELSSIDTALLLAGILDMKQYFTTADPAETQIRSLADSIYHRVDWNWMRNFQPNVLGGWFPETGFINWWWGGYNEAMIMNILGLGSPTHPLPTTIWPAWTSGYKWQTHYGYTYVNFPPLFGHQYSHCWIDFRNIQDAYMRGRGITYFENSRRATLAARAYAIANPGNWRGYGENVWGLTACDGPNGYRARGAPPAENDDGTIAPTAAGGSMPFAPEVCLPALRYMYETYGASLWTRYGFRDAFNLTQNWWGPDVIGIDEGPIVLMIENYRNGSVWQRFMQNADVQRGLQRAGFLPVTAVEGKNHGAPARFELAQNFPNPFNPSTLIRFSLPQPSRVQLRVFDLAGRVVATLVQGTLAGGPHEFVFDGRNLASGVYWYALEAGEFKQMRKAVLVK